DNA sequence from the Streptomyces cinnabarinus genome:
GCCCAGACGGCCGGCGCCTCCGGCTTGGTGAGCAGGTCCTGGCGCCTGAGCCGCAGATCGACGCGGCGGGATATGTCCTCCTTCGACTCGTTGGGGAAGCCGACCCGCATCAGCGCGGTGACGTAGTCGTGGGTCTGCAGCAGACCGGGGACGTAGTGCGGTTCGTAGAGACGGATGACGGTGGCTTCGCTCTCCAGGCTCACGTACGCCTGGAACCAGTCCGGGAGTACGTCGCGGTACTGGTACCACCAGCCGGGTTCGTTGGCCTTCCGGGCCAGTTCGAGAAACCCCTCGGTCTCCTCCGCCGGGACCCCGTAGGTGCGCAGCAGCTCCTTCACGTACGGGATGCGGAGTTTGACCTCGGCCTTCTCGATCCGGCGGACCGTGAGCGGGGTGACCTCGATCGCCCGTGCCGCGTCCTCGAACGACACACCGGCCTCCACCCGCAGCTGCTTCAGCCGCTTGCCGAGGACCATCCGCAGGACAGTCGGTGCGCTGCCGCCCGAGCGGTTCTCGCTCACGTTCTACCTCCCTGAGCGGCCGTCACAGCGTGCAGTGTGCCACGCGGTCGACGACAGAGACAGAGCGATGAGGATCGAATCGAAATTATCAGAACGCCAGTTGCGAATCGAGCGTGTAGGCAACCATAGTGATCGTGGGACCTGCCGCACGGGTCGGCGCGCCGAGGCCAACTGCGCGCGGTCCGCACGGACTTGAGGAACCGGCAAGGGCGTATCCGCACACGAGCGAGGCGAGACCTGGATGGCCACCGTCACCGAGGGACACGCAAGGAGCCAGGGCAAGGGGAACGCCTGCGCCAACAAGGCACTGGCGTCCGCGCTGAAGGAGTCCGGCTGTTCCTATGCCTCACTCGCCCTCCGGGTCAACGATCTCGGACACCGGCAGGGCCTTGACTCCAACTACGACAAGACGTCGGTCACCCGCTGGCTCCAGGGACAGCAACCACGCGGCGAGACGCCGGGGTTGATCGCCGCGGTGCTGTCCGAGCGGCTCGGCCGCGCCGTGTCACCCGCGGACCTCGGCTTCCAGCGCGATCAGCAACGCCCGGTCGCGGGACGGTCGTTGGTCTACGACGAGGACGTGGCGGAAGCCCTCCACACGCTCGCCGAACTGGGCTCGACCGACATCTCCCGCCGCAGCCTGCTCGGCCCCGCACCCTTCGTCGTCGGCGCCCTGGCCAACCCTCAGCGCGAGTGGCTGCTGTGGTTACTGGAGGACCAGGACGGCGGCCGTCCGACGCGGGTGTCCGACGGGGGACCGGTCGAGCAGGTGCACGCGATGATCGCCCTGTTCGACCAGATGGACAACCACTACGGCGGCGCCGGTGTCCGCACCAGCATCGTGCACTACCTGGCCACGGAGGTCGTCCCCATGCTCCAGCGGCGCGGCACACCCCCGCCCGAGCAGCGCCTGCTGTACGCCGCCGCGGCCAGGCTCGCCGCGATGGCCGGCTGGAGCTCTTACGACGCCGCGGAGTACGGGCTGGCCCAGCGCTACATGACCCAGGCGCTGAGGCTGTGCGCCGAGAGCCGTGACCGGGTGCTGGGCGGGCAGATTCTCGCCGGTCTGTCCCATCTGGCCACCAACCTCGGCCGCCCGGACGAGGGAGTGTCCCTGGCCCGCGCGGGCATCGCCACCGCCAAGGGAGCGGGCAGCCCGCTGGGCCTGATGCGCCTGCACGCCATGTCGGCCCGCGGACACGCGGCCCAGGGCGATGCCGGCCGGGCGGGCGAGGCCCTGCGTCGGGCCGAGCGTCAACTGGGCGCCAGCCGGGGCGCCGACCAGGAGTCACCCTGGGTGCGTTTCCTCGACGACCACTATCTGGCGGCCGAGTCCGCGCTCTGCTTCCGCGACCTGGGGCTCGCCGCCCAGGCCGAGCGCACGGCGAGCGACTCGGTGAACGCCAACGCCGACCGGCGCAGGCGCCAGGCCATCAGCCGCTCCGTGCTGGCCACGGCCCACCTTCAGCAGAACCGGCTGGACGAGGCCATCGGCACCGCCTCCGAGGCACTCGACACGCTCACCACCGTGCACAGCGAGCGGTCCGTCCAGGCCCTGCGCGACTTCCGCAAGCGGCTGGACTCCCGCCGCCACGAGCCGCTCGTGCACGAGTTCGTGCGCCGGTCCCAGACGGTCCTGGGGGCCGTGGCATGAGCGGGCCGTCGCGATGAAGCCACTACGCGCCCGCAACCGGACAACCCGTACACCCCCTGGCCCGGGTCGGTTACGGGACTGTTGGCTGCACAGGCAGCCCTTGCCTTTCCGACCGCGCTGCGGCCATCAGGAGGATCAATGACGGCATCCGGAGCACAGCCCCGCACGCCGTCACCCTCGCACCGGACGGGGCATGCCGTGATCTCCATGAGCAGACCGCCACGCCTGCACGCCGCGATCCCCGCCAGCCCCGCTCAGGCCGCTCGCGTGCGGCGCCTGGTCACCGAGCACCTCCGCCGGCTGCCCTCGGCGACCGGTCACCTGGACGACGTCGTACTGGCCACGGACGAGCTGTTCACCAACGCGGTACGGCACGCCGGCACCGGCCCGGACGATCTGATCACCCTCACCATCGACTGCCGGGAGTCCGAGCTTCGGGTGACGATCGCCGACCGCTCACCCGCCCTGCCGCGGATGCACGCGTCGGACGAGGCCGCGGAGTCCGGACGCGGACTGGCCATCGTGGCCGCGCTGGCCGACGACTGGGGCATCGCGCCCGCGGATCCCGGCACCCCGGGCAAGCGGGTGTGGTTCGCGCTACGGCTCGGAGCGGCGCCGTGAAGCCCATGTCGGGCCGCCCCGTACTCACGCCCGTACGCACCGGTCCCGACTCCGCGCATCCGGAGCCCGCGGTCCCCTGGATGCTCCCCGCTCTGGCGGCCGCCCTCGGTACCGAGCTGCGGTGCCGCGCGGACCAGGAACAGGACCTGATGCGGCGGGCCCAGGCCGCACCCACCGAGCGGCGCCGACGCGACATCGTCGAGTGCCGCCACGCCAACACCGAGGCGCTCAAGGCCATCGTCCGCACCCACGGCTGGCCGACCACCGACCAGGTGGGCGACCCCGCCTCGACGGCGGCGCTGATGATCCTGCTGCACGCCCCGGATCTGGACTTCCAGCTCCGCTGCCGCGACCTGATCGCCGAGGCCGTCCTGGAGGGGCGCTGCTCCGCCGTCCACCTCGCGTACATCGCCGACCACTGCGCCGTGGAACAGGGCCAACCCCAGTTCTACGGCACGCGCGTCAGCCCCGAGACGCTTCGCCCCTACCCGGTGCGGCAGCCGCAGACCCTGGACGAGCGCAGACACGATGTCGGCCTGGGGCCGCTCGCCGAGCAGACGCGGGCGCTGCGCCGGGTCGCCGACCCGAGGTCATGACCGCTGCGGGCGGGCCGTCCGGTCGTGCCAGGCGTGCAGCAGGTAGCGGATCTTGCTGGGGTGCTGGCCGGTGGTGTCGGCCGTGACGGGAATGGAGCAACCGGCGATGAGGTGCAGCACGACCGCCTGATACTCCAGCGTGCGGTTGGTGTTCAGGGGCAGCGGCGGAGTGCGGGCGTCGATACAGCGGGTGAAGTGCTCCCAGGCGCGGGCCGTGGGGTTGGGATGGCTGACTATGGCCGACCAGTGGGCCACCACATCGCCGAAGGCCTCGCGGACAGCGGCCGTCGCGTCCTCGGGCGGCAGGTGGGCACCGGCGTAGGCGAGGTAGTGGGGGTGGTGCAGGGCGTGGAAGGCGAGGAAGGCGGGCGGCAGGTCGACTGCCGGGGGTTCGGGATGGGTGAGGCGCACGGGTTCCTCCCCTGGGGCGGCGGTGAGATGGACGGAGGACCGTCACCGGGAGCGCGTGGTGGCGGTCGGCCACAGGCGCTCGGTGTCGGAGAGATCGCCGTTCAGGGCGAGGACGAGGCGGCCGGTGGTGTCCCGGTCGGGCACCCGCGGGTCGCCGAGGCCACGGGCGGTGGTGCCCACGCTCAGCGCACCGGCGGTGGCGTCCCGGCGCTTCCACGGATCGGGCCGGCCCGTGGACAGGTACAGCGAGCGCAGAACGGTGTTCAGGCGCGCGGCCGCTGATTCCGGATCGGTGGTGGGCGGGGGAGGATCCGGCTCGGGCCGTACGGACGCCTCCCACAGGGGACGCAGCTGCCCGGGGTCGACCCGGTACGCCTCGGCGAGGCGCTCGATGACGGGCCAGGACGGGCGCCGCGTCCCCGCCGCGATCTTCGAGAGGTAGGACGGGGAGATCAGCGCGTAGTCGGCGATCTCCCGCATCGTCTGTCCGCTGCGGCGCTGGAGCCGCGAGATCCTGATGGCCAACTGATTGGCGGCGGCGTCCGGTTGGGGCAGGGGACCCGGCGGCGCCTCGGCGGAGCCCGGTGCGGTACCGGCCGGCCACAGGGCGGCGCGCGGTGACGTACCGCGGGTGTGCGTGGCCACCGCCGCGCGTGCGTCCCGGTTCTTCTCCCAGCGCTCCAGCGCTTCGGCGGTCCACTTC
Encoded proteins:
- a CDS encoding DUF6624 domain-containing protein, coding for MKPMSGRPVLTPVRTGPDSAHPEPAVPWMLPALAAALGTELRCRADQEQDLMRRAQAAPTERRRRDIVECRHANTEALKAIVRTHGWPTTDQVGDPASTAALMILLHAPDLDFQLRCRDLIAEAVLEGRCSAVHLAYIADHCAVEQGQPQFYGTRVSPETLRPYPVRQPQTLDERRHDVGLGPLAEQTRALRRVADPRS
- a CDS encoding helix-turn-helix domain-containing protein; the protein is MSENRSGGSAPTVLRMVLGKRLKQLRVEAGVSFEDAARAIEVTPLTVRRIEKAEVKLRIPYVKELLRTYGVPAEETEGFLELARKANEPGWWYQYRDVLPDWFQAYVSLESEATVIRLYEPHYVPGLLQTHDYVTALMRVGFPNESKEDISRRVDLRLRRQDLLTKPEAPAVWAVLDETVLRRPVGGPEVMRAQIDRIDEALDLPKVRIQIMRFSAGAHPGAFGPFHHFRFGFSELPDVVYTENLAGAVYVDRPADVVNYLEVLDRMSVQAEPVARTRAILAELRKEL
- a CDS encoding ATP-binding protein; this translates as MSRPPRLHAAIPASPAQAARVRRLVTEHLRRLPSATGHLDDVVLATDELFTNAVRHAGTGPDDLITLTIDCRESELRVTIADRSPALPRMHASDEAAESGRGLAIVAALADDWGIAPADPGTPGKRVWFALRLGAAP
- a CDS encoding helix-turn-helix domain-containing protein, with translation MAASATRTRSCANCGRTFEKKVSPGRPSKYCSPSCGAALRRKPAPPPDPSLDDSVVEIGRQVRNQAGDLISDVDEETTSAHLLHKYSGLMRQFEDLEAALVRRGRARGESWEAMGDALSVSSHRLRKKWTAEALERWEKNRDARAAVATHTRGTSPRAALWPAGTAPGSAEAPPGPLPQPDAAANQLAIRISRLQRRSGQTMREIADYALISPSYLSKIAAGTRRPSWPVIERLAEAYRVDPGQLRPLWEASVRPEPDPPPPTTDPESAAARLNTVLRSLYLSTGRPDPWKRRDATAGALSVGTTARGLGDPRVPDRDTTGRLVLALNGDLSDTERLWPTATTRSR